A single window of Watersipora subatra chromosome 9, tzWatSuba1.1, whole genome shotgun sequence DNA harbors:
- the LOC137403840 gene encoding zinc finger protein rotund-like: MGDERPCYNEYDYGWDVCDMDQYYHGKSSETVEVIDQLLQSGRPFTGGIPKELELAQQDFGESKPIEDKKPHMVASLLNPPQEPNPISQASPTVSNISNSKVNKSLKHKCNTCSQVFDSRIALSIHVGRIHKSDGRDKSHQCPHCPKTFLNASYLSQHKRIHTGIKPYKCDMCSKRFTQLSHLQQHNRTHSGEKPYKCTQPGCTKAFSQLSNLQSHTRSHLPNVPKCTSCYKCFFDEKSLNAHLRTHTMNKRVRNYTCEECGQRFTQDTYLQNHINKKHRASALEKPGFTSKTTPSTQPTSIQAATSMICKVEDQNSASCPGTPSLSSPLMQRMQSLSHPIMPNALAAEQKNIGFTKDYGAEASYQRPVLASTPQFHGSPLECESQLGSSAFKPPTSRQTQPMEVSQQRGVGSANQQSQQTTGYDRINSNMLGLPSTQDVKPSVADRPQDADMLWRFRSNVAAAVSSYSPFNGPFQQYMASNGGYPASSYSAYMHSPLDTSYVEKIGSYVDKLALYTDTFENDPTNEDYFMVGALAMD; encoded by the exons ATGGGCGACGAAAGACCTTGTTATAACGAGTACGATTATGGTTGGGACGTATGTGATATGGATCAGTACTACCATGGAAAAAGTAGTGAAACAGTGGAAGTTATAGATCAGTTGCTTCAGTCTGGACGG CCATTTACTGGTGGAATACCTAAAGAGTTGGAGTTAGCCCAGCAAGACTTTGGTGAATCTAAGCCAATAGAAGACAAGAAACCCCATATGGTAGCTTCGCTGTTGAATCCACCACAAGAGCCAAACCCTATTTCACAGGCTTCACCCACAGTCTCCAATATATCAAACAGCAAAGTCAACAAGTCCCTAAAACACAAATGTAATACCTGCAGTCAG GTTTTTGATTCTCGGATTGCTCTTTCAATTCATGTCGGACGAATCCATAAAAGCGATGGCCGTGACAAGAGTCACCAGTGTCCTCATTGTCCCAAAACCTTCCTCAATGCCAGCTATCTCTCGCAACACAAGAGAATTCATACAGGTATCAAACCGtacaagtgtgacatgtgctcGAAGAGGTTCACCCAACTTTCTCACCTCCAGCAGCACAACAGAACGCACTCTG GTGAAAAACCTTACAAGTGCACTCAGCCTGGCTGCACCAAAGCCTTCAGTCAGCTTTCCAACTTGCAGAGCCACACGCGCTCCCATCTTCCCAATGTGCCTAA ATGCACATCCTGTTACAAGTGCTTCTTTGATGAAAAGAGCCTGAACGCACATCTGCGTACGCATACCATGAACAAGAGAGTCCGTAACTATACATGCGAAGAGTGTGGACAGCGTTTCACGCAG GATACGTACCTGCAGAACCACATCAACAAGAAGCACCGAGCCAGTGCTCTTGAGAAGCCTGGTTTCACATCAAAAACTACTCCTTCTACGCAGCCTACTTCGATTCAGGCTGCCACAAGCATGATCTGCAAGGTTGAAG ATCAGAATTCTGCTTCATGTCCGGGTACACCAAGTCTCTCATCTCCATTGATGCAAAGAATGCAGTCGCTGTCTCATCCTATCATGCCCAACGCCCTGGCTGCTGAACAGAAAAATATTGGCTTCACAAAGGATTACGGAGCTGAAGCCAGTTACCAGAGGCCAGTTCTCGCCTCTACACCTCAATTCCATGGCAGCCC ACTGGAGTGTGAGTCCCAACTCGGGTCATCAGCCTTCAAGCCACCAACCTCGAGACAAACACAGCCGATGGAGGTGAGCCAGCAGCGGGGAGTTGGCAGCGCCAATCAGCAGAGTCAGCAAACTACAGGATATGACAGGATCAACAGCAACATGCTCGGGTTGCCCTCCACACAGGATGTGAAG CCATCTGTGGCAGACCGACCACAAGACGCTGACATGCTCTGGAGATTTAGAAGCAACGTTGCCGCAGCAGTCAGTTCTTATTCTCCATTCAACGGTCCATTTCAGCAGTACATGGCATCGAACGGAGGTTATCCTGCATCTAGCTACTCCGCGTACATGCACAGCCCGTTGGACACGAGCTATGTTGAGAAAATTGGCAGTTATGTAGATAAATTGGCTCTCTACACAGACACTTTCGAAAATGACCCGACAAATGAAGACTACTTCATGGTGGGTGCCCTCGCCATGGATTGA